In Streptomyces sannanensis, the DNA window TGCGCCCCTACCGCACCACGAAAGGGGATGTCATGTACGCGAAGGTTCGGCACGTGCGTCGCACATGCGTCGCCGCGTGCGCAGCCCCGCTCCTGCTGTTCACCGGAGCCGCCGCCGCAAGCGCCGCCACCATGACGACGCCGGTGGTCACCACGCCGAACGCCGTGCAACAGGTCTCGGCAGGCGAGATCCTGTCCCTGATCAACGCGGAACGGGAGAAGGCCGGTTGCTCGGCTCTGACCGTGAACCCCCAGCTCACCCAGGCTGCCCAGGCCCATGCCGACGACATGGAGAAGAACAACCTCACGGGCCACACCGGTTCCGACGGTTCCGATGTCCCCGCCCGGATCGACCGCACCGGCTACAGGTGGCGTGCCTACGCGGAAAACGTGTCCGGACCCGGTCAGGGCACCGCACAGGCCCATGTCACCGGCTGGCTCGACAGCCCCGGACACAAAGGCAACATCGACAACTGCAGCCTCGCCGACACAGGCGTCGGGGTAGC includes these proteins:
- a CDS encoding CAP domain-containing protein, which codes for MRRTCVAACAAPLLLFTGAAAASAATMTTPVVTTPNAVQQVSAGEILSLINAEREKAGCSALTVNPQLTQAAQAHADDMEKNNLTGHTGSDGSDVPARIDRTGYRWRAYAENVSGPGQGTAQAHVTGWLDSPGHKGNIDNCSLADTGVGVAGDRVVQVFATPG